From a region of the Bacillus alveayuensis genome:
- a CDS encoding transposase (product_source=COG3547; cog=COG3547; pfam=PF01548; superfamily=46626), protein MNYTQNQKISQITPSTLIVGIDVAKEKHVARFQDDRGLEFGKRLFFENRIHGFQTLLDCVNRHQKDHHKDHVMFGMEPTGHYWLNLAYFLKAKGYDVVLVNPMHVKNLKKIKVYRGRKLFKSKTYGHNQSLKPYVLL, encoded by the coding sequence ATGAATTATACACAAAATCAAAAAATCTCTCAAATTACACCATCAACTCTTATTGTAGGTATTGATGTAGCGAAAGAAAAGCACGTAGCCCGTTTTCAAGATGATCGAGGCTTAGAATTTGGCAAGAGATTGTTCTTTGAAAATCGTATACACGGCTTTCAAACCTTGTTAGATTGTGTCAATCGTCACCAAAAAGACCATCATAAGGATCACGTGATGTTTGGAATGGAGCCTACCGGTCATTATTGGCTAAATCTTGCCTACTTTCTAAAGGCAAAAGGATATGATGTAGTGCTAGTGAATCCTATGCATGTTAAAAATCTGAAGAAAATTAAAGTTTATAGAGGGAGGAAATTGTTTAAATCAAAAACGTATGGCCACAATCAATCTTTAAAGCCATACGTTTTATTATAG
- a CDS encoding hypothetical protein (product_source=Hypo-rule applied), which translates to MPIIKEKEEFPFFKLGGGIYDVIVMTQACDLVNDKVEDVTLCALMPLSEVIEGLMLKDLNDEVKKNFNYNSLTGSQRKKKNSIIQKLKSGSYLDFHVINEFNDPQKPLLKMDYMVVLLRQTYTLPKKALGKILIQKREERIRLLPPYREHVAQSFARNFFRIGLPIDLNINPESGII; encoded by the coding sequence GTGCCAATTATAAAAGAGAAAGAAGAGTTTCCATTTTTTAAACTTGGCGGTGGAATATATGATGTTATAGTAATGACACAAGCCTGTGATTTGGTAAATGATAAAGTTGAAGATGTTACTTTGTGCGCATTAATGCCTTTGTCAGAGGTTATTGAAGGTTTAATGCTTAAGGATTTAAATGATGAAGTCAAAAAAAATTTTAATTATAATTCTTTGACAGGATCTCAAAGGAAGAAAAAAAATTCTATTATTCAAAAATTGAAGTCTGGTAGTTATCTAGATTTTCACGTAATAAATGAATTTAATGATCCGCAAAAACCATTACTAAAAATGGACTATATGGTCGTTTTATTAAGACAAACCTATACGTTGCCAAAAAAAGCTTTGGGAAAAATTCTGATACAAAAAAGGGAAGAAAGAATAAGGCTGCTTCCACCATATAGAGAACATGTTGCACAATCCTTTGCTAGAAATTTCTTTAGAATAGGTTTACCTATTGACTTAAATATTAATCCTGAATCAGGTATAATCTAA
- a CDS encoding hypothetical protein (product_source=Hypo-rule applied; pfam=PF06782), giving the protein MMSQLAYRVKYRRSWTDKGLGAFFKAMIAWMDGIRLFGEESSQPVEETASTASTKQTDREQGETTRPPSLAGDHAETSHIYSKSSGTPIDHALSEFKGW; this is encoded by the coding sequence GTGATGAGCCAGTTGGCGTATCGGGTGAAATACCGCCGCAGTTGGACAGACAAGGGACTCGGGGCGTTTTTCAAGGCAATGATTGCCTGGATGGATGGGATACGTCTTTTCGGAGAAGAATCGTCGCAGCCGGTGGAGGAAACGGCGTCGACGGCATCCACCAAACAGACGGATCGTGAACAAGGCGAAACAACGCGTCCGCCGTCTTTGGCCGGAGATCACGCGGAAACAAGCCATATTTACAGCAAATCGTCCGGGACACCGATCGATCATGCCCTGTCTGAATTCAAGGGATGGTAA
- a CDS encoding hypothetical protein (product_source=Hypo-rule applied; superfamily=81296), with product MPKISTFMYCDRAELNPQGQMHITNPLLVMNPVFVPGMYSFSVVFGVQGLDNESDHTLRVLFLSPNENEPPLIDTNTISLPKGTAPKIMISLPPEQKGMMFNMDFRNVVFKTEGTYKTRVYFDGENLGDYPIYVKAGEER from the coding sequence ATGCCTAAAATATCTACTTTTATGTATTGTGATCGGGCAGAATTGAATCCTCAAGGACAGATGCATATTACTAATCCTTTATTGGTTATGAACCCTGTCTTTGTTCCCGGTATGTATTCTTTTTCAGTCGTTTTTGGAGTACAAGGGTTGGATAATGAATCAGATCATACATTGAGGGTTTTATTTTTAAGCCCGAATGAAAATGAACCACCACTAATAGACACTAATACAATTTCATTACCAAAGGGGACTGCTCCTAAAATTATGATTTCATTACCCCCTGAGCAAAAAGGTATGATGTTTAATATGGATTTTCGTAATGTAGTTTTTAAAACGGAAGGAACTTATAAAACAAGAGTTTATTTTGATGGTGAAAATTTGGGCGATTACCCTATTTATGTAAAGGCAGGAGAAGAAAGATGA
- a CDS encoding tRNA-specific 2-thiouridylase (product_source=KO:K00566; cath_funfam=2.30.30.280,2.40.30.10,3.40.50.620; cog=COG0482; ko=KO:K00566; pfam=PF03054; smart=SM00959; superfamily=52402; tigrfam=TIGR00420), which yields MKKKRVVVGMSGGVDSSVAAYLLKQEGYDVIGVFMKNWDDTNDDGVCTAAEDYEDVRRVANQLGIPYYSVNFEKEYWDRVFTYFVDELKRGRTPNPDVLCNTEIKFKAFVDYALSLDADYIATGHYARINRENGQITLLRGKDSNKDQTYFLSQLTADHLSKVLFPLGELTKDEVRKIAQELNLITANKKDSTGICFIGERNFKRFLKNFLPAKPGEIRSLDGEVLGIHDGLMYYTIGQRKGLGIGGKGTGEPWYVVDKDLENNVLLVAQGKNHPALFSTGVIASNVNLINGEVRQGTFVCTAKFRYRQEDQNVRVHLRADGTAFIEFEKPIKAVTPGQVAVFYGGEVCLGSAIIDKVIKENTAFATVAS from the coding sequence ATGAAGAAAAAACGGGTTGTCGTCGGAATGTCTGGTGGGGTGGACTCCTCTGTGGCTGCTTACCTTTTGAAACAAGAAGGGTACGATGTCATCGGCGTCTTTATGAAAAACTGGGATGACACTAATGATGACGGGGTTTGTACGGCAGCGGAAGATTATGAAGATGTGAGAAGAGTGGCTAATCAACTCGGTATTCCTTACTATAGTGTGAACTTTGAAAAAGAATATTGGGACCGTGTGTTTACGTACTTTGTGGATGAGCTGAAACGAGGTCGAACACCTAACCCTGATGTGTTATGTAATACCGAAATTAAATTTAAAGCGTTCGTTGACTACGCTCTTTCGCTAGATGCTGATTATATCGCGACAGGTCATTACGCAAGAATTAACAGAGAAAATGGTCAAATCACCTTACTACGTGGAAAAGACTCCAATAAAGATCAAACGTATTTTCTTAGCCAATTAACGGCAGATCATTTGTCCAAAGTTCTGTTTCCATTAGGAGAATTAACAAAGGATGAGGTACGAAAAATCGCTCAAGAACTAAACCTTATTACCGCCAATAAAAAAGATAGTACTGGAATTTGTTTTATTGGGGAAAGAAATTTCAAACGCTTTTTAAAGAATTTTCTGCCGGCAAAGCCAGGAGAAATTCGTTCACTCGACGGAGAAGTTCTAGGTATTCATGATGGATTAATGTATTACACGATTGGTCAACGAAAAGGACTTGGCATCGGTGGCAAAGGAACAGGTGAACCTTGGTATGTCGTCGATAAAGATTTAGAAAACAATGTTTTACTCGTCGCACAAGGAAAAAACCATCCAGCATTGTTCTCCACAGGTGTTATAGCATCAAACGTTAACTTAATAAATGGAGAAGTTCGTCAGGGTACGTTTGTATGTACAGCAAAATTCCGCTACCGCCAAGAAGATCAAAACGTACGTGTTCATCTTCGTGCGGATGGAACAGCATTTATAGAATTCGAAAAACCGATTAAAGCTGTTACTCCAGGACAAGTAGCGGTATTTTATGGCGGTGAGGTTTGTCTTGGCAGTGCCATTATTGACAAAGTAATTAAAGAGAATACAGCATTTGCTACTGTCGCATCATAA
- a CDS encoding YkoY family integral membrane protein (product_source=TIGR03716; cog=COG0861; pfam=PF03741; superfamily=103473; tigrfam=TIGR03716; transmembrane_helix_parts=Outside_1_10,TMhelix_11_33,Inside_34_45,TMhelix_46_68,Outside_69_71,TMhelix_72_91,Inside_92_123,TMhelix_124_142,Outside_143_156,TMhelix_157_179,Inside_180_185,TMhelix_186_208,Outside_209_227,TMhelix_228_245,Inside_246_261) yields MDLSILLEYSWVLLLLIALEGLLAADNALVLAIMVKHLPEERRKKALFYGLAGAFVFRFLSLFVISFLVNVWQIQAIGALYLMFIAINHIFRKKVANKGKNEEKLEKKQSGFWGTVLKVELADIAFAIDSILAAVALAVTLPNTNLPQIGGLDGGKFLVIFAGGIIGLIIMRFAANFFVKLLHTKPGLEIAAFIIVGWVGIKLSVYTLSHPQLAILPEGFAKSPQWKITFYAVLILIALGGWFLSKEKQEDLPEEKSNEND; encoded by the coding sequence GTGGATCTTTCCATTTTATTAGAATACAGCTGGGTATTACTACTTCTCATTGCACTTGAAGGGCTATTGGCAGCTGATAATGCACTTGTATTAGCAATTATGGTCAAGCATCTTCCAGAAGAACGGAGAAAGAAAGCGTTGTTTTATGGACTTGCAGGTGCATTTGTTTTCCGTTTTTTGTCTCTGTTTGTGATTTCATTTCTTGTCAACGTATGGCAAATTCAAGCAATAGGTGCGCTTTATCTAATGTTTATTGCCATTAATCATATATTTAGAAAAAAGGTTGCCAATAAAGGAAAGAATGAAGAAAAACTAGAAAAGAAACAATCGGGCTTTTGGGGAACTGTTTTGAAAGTAGAATTGGCTGATATCGCCTTTGCAATCGACTCCATTCTTGCAGCCGTAGCATTAGCCGTTACACTTCCGAATACAAATCTTCCGCAAATCGGAGGGCTAGATGGAGGTAAGTTCCTCGTTATTTTTGCTGGGGGAATAATTGGTTTAATTATTATGCGCTTTGCAGCGAATTTCTTTGTAAAATTGCTTCATACGAAACCTGGATTGGAGATCGCAGCATTTATCATTGTAGGTTGGGTAGGGATCAAGCTATCTGTTTATACATTATCACACCCTCAGCTGGCAATCTTACCTGAAGGCTTTGCCAAATCACCTCAATGGAAAATTACATTCTATGCTGTACTCATTTTGATCGCATTAGGGGGCTGGTTTCTATCAAAGGAGAAACAAGAGGATTTACCTGAAGAAAAGTCCAATGAAAATGATTAG
- a CDS encoding Rrf2 family protein (product_source=TIGR00738; cath_funfam=1.10.10.10; cog=COG1959; pfam=PF02082; superfamily=46785; tigrfam=TIGR00738) has protein sequence MNSDFSIAVHCVAYLAQKQNQRVTSEDISQSVSVHPVRLRKILSVLRKENIITSKEGAKGGFSLNDTPERITLDKIFKVTSEETLVPKCPDANENCLIGKHLSDILIRVFQNAEEHFLNYLKSVTIQDIIDEINQSESHSED, from the coding sequence ATGAATAGCGATTTTTCGATTGCTGTTCACTGCGTTGCGTATTTAGCCCAAAAGCAAAACCAACGAGTGACCAGTGAAGACATCTCTCAAAGCGTTTCGGTCCACCCAGTAAGGTTAAGAAAAATTTTAAGTGTATTAAGGAAAGAAAATATTATTACTTCTAAAGAAGGGGCGAAAGGTGGTTTCTCTTTGAACGATACACCAGAGCGTATTACCTTAGACAAAATATTTAAAGTAACGAGTGAAGAGACGCTTGTACCGAAATGTCCTGATGCCAATGAAAATTGTCTGATCGGTAAACATTTATCCGATATACTCATTCGCGTTTTTCAAAATGCGGAAGAGCACTTTTTAAACTATTTAAAAAGTGTGACTATACAAGATATTATTGATGAGATCAATCAAAGTGAATCTCATAGCGAAGACTAG
- a CDS encoding luciferase-type oxidoreductase (product_source=TIGR03571; cath_funfam=3.20.20.30; cog=COG2141; pfam=PF00296; superfamily=51679; tigrfam=TIGR03571), translating to MEKFKNHKGYSTVYKENKLTLGLFFPIESYMGDVPEMNIEKQMKLAKRAEELKFASLFIRDVPLRDPNFGDVGQMYDPFTYLGYVAAHTEKIALGTGSIILTLRHPLHVAKAAASVDKLSGERLILGVATGDRPIEFPAFTVNPEDRSELFREAIDVMRKAWKEHFPTIDSKRVHLSNGDLLPKPKLSDIPLMVTGHSGQSPEWIAEHSDGWIYYPRGLKFQKSLIDNWRSLTDKFKPFTQSLYIDLTEDPDHVPIPIHLGFRTGRNFVIEFLEALQNAGVNHVIINLKYGQRPVEEVIEELGEFVLPHFPALS from the coding sequence ATGGAAAAATTTAAAAATCATAAAGGGTATTCAACTGTGTACAAAGAAAACAAACTAACGTTAGGGTTGTTCTTTCCGATTGAATCATATATGGGGGACGTCCCTGAAATGAATATCGAAAAGCAAATGAAGTTGGCGAAACGGGCAGAAGAGCTCAAATTCGCGTCATTGTTTATAAGAGATGTCCCGTTGCGTGACCCGAATTTTGGTGATGTCGGGCAAATGTATGATCCGTTTACGTATTTAGGATATGTGGCGGCCCACACCGAAAAGATCGCCTTAGGAACAGGAAGTATTATTTTAACGCTGCGCCATCCTCTTCATGTTGCCAAAGCAGCCGCTTCAGTTGACAAATTATCTGGTGAACGACTTATTCTCGGGGTCGCAACAGGTGACCGTCCAATCGAGTTTCCAGCCTTCACTGTAAACCCGGAAGATCGTAGCGAACTGTTCCGAGAAGCGATAGATGTTATGAGAAAAGCATGGAAGGAGCATTTTCCAACCATTGACTCTAAACGTGTACATTTATCAAACGGAGATCTTTTACCAAAACCGAAATTGTCAGACATACCTTTGATGGTGACGGGTCATAGCGGACAGTCGCCTGAATGGATTGCTGAACATAGTGATGGATGGATTTACTATCCACGTGGACTTAAATTTCAAAAATCATTGATCGACAATTGGCGTTCGTTAACAGACAAATTTAAGCCATTTACCCAGTCGCTTTATATTGATTTAACGGAAGACCCAGATCATGTACCAATACCGATTCATCTTGGATTCCGTACTGGGCGAAATTTCGTAATTGAATTTCTTGAAGCGCTGCAAAATGCAGGTGTAAACCATGTCATCATCAACTTAAAATATGGACAACGCCCAGTAGAAGAAGTGATTGAAGAATTAGGTGAATTTGTGCTTCCACATTTTCCGGCTTTATCATGA
- a CDS encoding thioredoxin reductase (product_source=COG0492; cath_funfam=3.50.50.60; cog=COG0492; pfam=PF07992; superfamily=51905): MYDVAIIGAGPAGASAAIFTAKAGKKTVLIDHDKSMTKRAWVENHYGVMEITGPDLVETGKKQAVKFGAELVNEQVVDITKEETGFLIQTDKAAFKTKHVIFATGIATDLAEKIGVNTKSGTEPRIKTVIDVDASGRTNVDGIWAAGTVAGVSVHTIITAGDGAKVAINIISELNGERYVDHDVLKG, translated from the coding sequence ATGTATGATGTAGCGATTATTGGTGCTGGACCAGCTGGAGCAAGTGCCGCCATTTTTACAGCGAAAGCAGGAAAGAAAACGGTATTGATCGATCACGACAAAAGCATGACGAAGCGAGCTTGGGTAGAAAATCATTATGGCGTGATGGAAATAACAGGTCCAGATTTAGTGGAAACCGGAAAAAAACAAGCAGTGAAGTTCGGAGCAGAATTGGTAAACGAACAAGTAGTCGACATCACAAAAGAAGAGACGGGTTTCCTCATTCAAACAGACAAGGCTGCATTTAAAACAAAGCATGTAATTTTCGCAACAGGTATCGCAACAGATCTTGCGGAAAAAATTGGGGTAAATACAAAATCGGGAACAGAACCGCGTATTAAAACCGTCATCGATGTGGACGCTTCCGGACGTACGAATGTTGATGGAATTTGGGCTGCCGGAACGGTCGCTGGTGTTAGCGTGCATACGATCATTACAGCTGGTGATGGAGCAAAAGTTGCCATCAACATCATCAGTGAACTGAATGGTGAACGTTACGTAGACCATGATGTGTTAAAGGGTTAG
- a CDS encoding hypothetical protein (product_source=Hypo-rule applied) — MSKKLPDFSKVEKVTEANLKVSPYSIFELDEEEIEFTSELKYDFSKVSLIDNDYHGKTNPIDHFTV, encoded by the coding sequence ATGAGCAAAAAACTACCTGATTTTTCAAAAGTTGAAAAAGTGACAGAGGCTAATTTAAAAGTCTCACCTTACTCTATATTTGAACTTGATGAAGAAGAGATCGAGTTTACATCAGAATTAAAATATGATTTTTCAAAAGTGTCATTAATTGATAACGACTATCACGGAAAAACTAACCCAATTGATCATTTTACAGTATAG
- a CDS encoding hypothetical protein (product_source=Hypo-rule applied): protein MTYPFYAFYNSMGSESGDAYCKLSRSLKAFRDMERRLEAHPH from the coding sequence ATGACCTACCCATTTTATGCTTTCTATAACTCAATGGGGAGTGAAAGCGGTGACGCTTACTGCAAGCTAAGTCGTTCACTTAAAGCGTTTCGAGATATGGAGCGTCGACTAGAAGCACATCCACATTAG
- a CDS encoding uncharacterized protein YbjT (DUF2867 family) (product_source=COG0702; cath_funfam=3.40.50.720; cog=COG0702; pfam=PF13460; superfamily=51735): protein MKVLVIGANGKVGQQVVDMLYAHEQHTVRAMVRKQEQLEAFQQKGIEAVLADLEGTVAEIAEAAKGCDAIVFSAGSGGHTGADKTLLVDLDGAVKAMEAAEKVGVERFVIVSSFQAHNRENWPENLKPYYVAKHYADKMLMNSGLNYTIIRPGYLRNEKGTGLVIAAENLPGGSIPREDVARTIVQTLDEPNTYKKAFDLISGETKIAKALKSL, encoded by the coding sequence ATGAAAGTTTTGGTCATTGGCGCTAACGGAAAAGTAGGTCAACAAGTGGTGGACATGCTTTATGCGCATGAACAACATACCGTGAGGGCGATGGTTCGAAAACAAGAACAACTCGAGGCTTTTCAGCAAAAAGGAATTGAAGCGGTACTCGCTGATCTAGAAGGTACGGTCGCTGAAATTGCCGAAGCTGCGAAAGGTTGTGACGCAATTGTATTCTCCGCAGGATCAGGTGGACATACTGGAGCCGATAAAACATTGCTTGTCGACTTAGATGGTGCAGTTAAAGCAATGGAAGCGGCTGAAAAGGTCGGGGTTGAACGATTTGTCATCGTGAGCTCATTCCAAGCCCATAACCGTGAGAACTGGCCTGAAAATCTTAAACCGTATTATGTCGCTAAACATTATGCTGACAAAATGTTAATGAATAGCGGATTAAATTATACGATTATTCGCCCTGGTTATCTTCGTAATGAAAAAGGAACGGGGTTAGTGATTGCTGCTGAAAATTTACCTGGTGGGAGCATCCCACGGGAAGATGTAGCAAGAACAATCGTTCAAACTCTTGATGAACCAAATACGTATAAAAAAGCCTTTGATTTAATATCAGGGGAAACAAAGATTGCGAAAGCGTTGAAATCGCTGTAA
- a CDS encoding hypothetical protein (product_source=Hypo-rule applied; superfamily=63393), with the protein MEKRMICGQCQQPVRQLKHSTLCQCGMKIVQKL; encoded by the coding sequence ATGGAAAAGCGAATGATTTGTGGACAATGCCAACAACCGGTACGTCAATTAAAACATTCAACCCTTTGTCAATGTGGGATGAAAATCGTACAAAAGCTTTAA
- a CDS encoding hypothetical protein (product_source=Hypo-rule applied), protein MTEIATFPPIGTKNNVSFSGPSRTFFRKAGMASFMFVSSLSNIANATLTIDPIDVVKQVNVTTGVLTKKLNNPPKNEKEVN, encoded by the coding sequence ATGACTGAAATAGCTACTTTTCCGCCTATAGGAACAAAGAATAATGTCTCTTTTAGTGGTCCAAGTAGGACTTTTTTTAGAAAAGCTGGTATGGCTTCATTCATGTTTGTCTCTTCATTAAGTAACATAGCAAATGCAACCCTTACAATTGATCCAATAGATGTTGTCAAACAAGTTAATGTAACAACAGGGGTTTTGACAAAAAAATTAAACAACCCACCAAAAAACGAAAAAGAAGTAAACTAG
- a CDS encoding hypothetical protein (product_source=Hypo-rule applied) translates to MMSHEAIRQLVLEAEALWTGAVCGGRWTVCLSPREGKTGQGRQNPDRSRRVEAQRLPDRIRESAPLRS, encoded by the coding sequence GTGATGAGCCATGAGGCGATCCGCCAGTTGGTGCTCGAGGCCGAAGCTCTATGGACGGGTGCTGTTTGTGGAGGCCGATGGACTGTTTGTCTCTCGCCAAGGGAAGGGAAAACGGGCCAAGGAAGACAAAATCCTGACCGTTCACGAAGGGTGGAAGCGCAACGGCTCCCGGATCGAATTCGTGAATCAGCGCCATTACGTTCATGA
- a CDS encoding diguanylate cyclase (product_source=KO:K18967; cath_funfam=3.30.70.270; cog=COG2199; ko=KO:K18967; pfam=PF00990,PF07694; smart=SM00267; superfamily=55073,81336; tigrfam=TIGR00254; transmembrane_helix_parts=Inside_1_4,TMhelix_5_24,Outside_25_38,TMhelix_39_61,Inside_62_72,TMhelix_73_95,Outside_96_99,TMhelix_100_122,Inside_123_128,TMhelix_129_151,Outside_152_160,TMhelix_161_180,Inside_181_355) encodes MIQSILSNIALLLIMHLSIQRLYFEKLKNDLSDSFTRFFHILLTSLAIIAMFYVPIFIGEYRFDLRTIPITYVALLHGPPFTIPILAVTSIWRFMMGGPGALPGIVFGLALPTLLALIHYSLQKHNITNLKFFFLYSLFWIISDLPIIFLVPNGLEAFKDIAVPRFLSFQIGAYILHYFVQSSRHQHQLVEQLKTYADRDPLTGLYNMRKFAEIISELRSKTPLYIVMLDLDFFKKINDTYGHRCGDKVLKEVAEILQNADPKKIVAGRYGGEEFILSIASSNKNDAMEIVEAIRHQMEEHHFYSLDGQLINTITISAGIAPLKEHWGIEAAIELADYYLYIAKETGRNRVVADL; translated from the coding sequence TTGATTCAATCGATTTTGTCTAATATTGCATTATTATTAATCATGCATTTAAGTATCCAAAGACTTTATTTTGAGAAATTAAAAAATGATTTATCAGATTCATTCACTCGATTTTTTCATATTTTACTAACCTCTTTAGCGATCATCGCTATGTTTTATGTGCCCATTTTCATCGGTGAATATCGTTTTGACTTACGGACGATTCCCATTACTTATGTCGCTTTATTACACGGGCCTCCATTTACCATTCCAATCCTTGCGGTTACATCGATATGGCGGTTTATGATGGGAGGACCTGGTGCTTTACCGGGTATTGTTTTTGGGCTTGCTTTACCAACTTTGTTGGCACTCATTCATTATTCTCTTCAAAAGCATAATATAACGAACTTAAAATTCTTTTTCCTATACTCCCTTTTTTGGATAATTAGCGACTTGCCGATCATTTTTTTAGTTCCTAATGGTTTGGAAGCTTTTAAAGATATTGCTGTACCTCGTTTTCTTTCCTTTCAAATTGGGGCGTACATTTTACACTATTTTGTTCAATCAAGTCGACATCAACATCAGCTCGTTGAACAGCTCAAAACATATGCAGACCGAGATCCATTAACAGGTTTATATAATATGAGAAAATTTGCTGAAATCATTAGTGAATTAAGATCCAAAACACCACTTTACATTGTGATGCTCGATTTAGATTTTTTCAAAAAAATTAATGATACATACGGACATAGATGTGGTGATAAAGTATTAAAAGAAGTGGCTGAAATTCTTCAAAACGCTGATCCTAAAAAAATAGTCGCGGGACGTTACGGTGGAGAAGAATTTATACTATCCATTGCATCATCGAATAAAAATGATGCAATGGAAATAGTTGAAGCAATTCGGCATCAAATGGAAGAACATCACTTTTATTCATTAGACGGTCAATTAATTAACACCATCACCATTTCAGCAGGTATTGCACCGTTAAAGGAGCACTGGGGAATAGAAGCTGCCATTGAGCTAGCGGATTATTATTTGTATATAGCAAAAGAAACTGGCCGAAATCGTGTAGTGGCAGATCTATAA
- a CDS encoding SsrA-binding protein (product_source=KO:K03664; cath_funfam=2.40.280.10; cog=COG0691; ko=KO:K03664; pfam=PF01668; superfamily=74982; tigrfam=TIGR00086), translated as MPKGEGKLIAQNKKAHHDYFIEETYEAGIVLQGTEIKSIRLGRVNLKDSFAKVEKGEVFLHNMHISPYDQGNRYNHDPLRTRKLLLHKREINKLIGLTKEQGYSLVPLKLYIKNGFAKVLIGLGKGKKKYDKREDLKRKEAKREIERAFSQRQKGMY; from the coding sequence GTGCCAAAAGGAGAAGGGAAGCTTATTGCCCAAAATAAAAAAGCGCATCATGACTATTTTATTGAAGAAACGTACGAAGCAGGCATCGTTCTTCAAGGTACGGAAATAAAGTCTATTCGCTTAGGACGAGTGAATTTAAAGGATTCGTTTGCGAAAGTAGAAAAAGGAGAAGTTTTTTTACACAATATGCACATAAGTCCTTATGATCAAGGAAACCGTTATAATCACGATCCTCTGAGAACGCGTAAATTACTGCTGCATAAGCGTGAAATTAACAAACTTATTGGTTTAACGAAAGAGCAAGGTTATTCTCTTGTACCACTAAAGCTTTATATTAAAAACGGTTTTGCCAAAGTGTTAATAGGTTTAGGAAAAGGGAAAAAGAAATACGATAAACGTGAAGATTTAAAACGGAAAGAAGCAAAACGTGAAATTGAGCGTGCCTTTAGCCAACGTCAAAAAGGAATGTATTAA